One region of Daphnia pulicaria isolate SC F1-1A chromosome 7, SC_F0-13Bv2, whole genome shotgun sequence genomic DNA includes:
- the LOC124348679 gene encoding uncharacterized protein LOC124348679 produces MNIADAATRSLLTDGEPIPPRWLEGPSLIALPMEQWPKDLPWVAVAAEKRTAHIHHGISEPPLQDWTKVIIDSKNISTFLKVEGDAKEIILKCQKEGFREEISLLSKGKQISKKSSLIQLTPFLDKNGILRLGGRIHRAKLPYEILHPPILPGKHPLAEKIVTAVHQESHHAGTDFLHAKIRQHFWILQGRELAKKIRFNCAVCVKSRAKLATQKMGDLPSARLDSYTAPFTHIALDYFGPIETSAYRNRVIKRYGLLITCLVTRNVYVEMVQSMSTADFLYGLRRFIGEFTKPTEIFCDNGTNFVGAEKELATAFRELQKDEKLKEFARERSLIWKFQPPSAPHFGGSHESMVKSTKRALYRALDTEKAGLRYPTDEMLRTLLKEVAGMLNGRPLTLASNDPEDFRPITPKDFLNLPPTSDLPAGDIRRALPRDHIRYVKKMANLFWDLWTKIFLPTLVPRRKWVAEERNFEVGDSIMLSDNNLLPNQWKTGRIIEVYPGSDGFVRVVKVKTDCGEYLRPIHRLVLLEPYSAVLPSASGENVPEKKNA; encoded by the coding sequence ATGAACATAGCAGATGCTGCGACGCGGTCCTTATTGACAGACGGAGAGCCGATTCCACCAAGATGGCTAGAAGGACCATCTCTCATCGCCTTACCAATGGAGCAATGGCCGAAGGATTTGCCTTGGGTGGCAGTagcagcagagaaaagaaCTGCCCACATCCACCACGGAATTTCTGAGCCCCCTCTTCAAGATTGGACAAAGGTGATCATCGATTCGAAGAACATCTCAACATTCCTGAAGGTGGAAGGAGATGCCAAGGAGATTATTTTAAAGTGCCAAAAGGAAGGATTCCGTGAAGAAATCAGTTTATTGTCAAAGGGCAAGCAAATCTCAAAGAAGTCAAGCCTCATTCAATTAACTCCTTTCTTAGACAAAAATGGAATTCTCCGACTGGGTGGACGGATCCACCGCGCAAAGCTACCATATGAGATTCTACACCCTCCAATTCTGCCCGGAAAGCACCCACTTGCAGAAAAGATAGTGACAGCAGTGCATCAAGAGTCGCATCACGCAGGCACTGACTTTCTCCATGCCAAAATTCGGCAACATTTTTGGATCCTGCAAGGACGAGAGCTGGCAAAGAAGATCCGCTTCAACTGTGCCGTCTGTGTGAAATCGCGTGCCAAACTCGCCACGCAAAAGATGGGTGATTTGCCATCTGCTCGTCTCGATTCTTACACGGCACCATTCACGCACATAGCTCTGGATTATTTCGGACCGATCGAAACGTCAGCTTACAGGAACCGAGTAATCAAACGGTATGGCCTGTTAATCACCTGTCTCGTCACCCGCAATGTTTATGTAGAAATGGTGCAGTCGATGTCAACAGCGGATTTTCTCTACGGTCTACGGCGTTTCATCGGAGAATTCACGAAGCCAACTGAAATCTTCTGTGATAACGGGACAAATTTTGTGGGAGCTGAGAAGGAGCTGGCCACAGCATTTCGTGAGTTGCAAAAGGACGAAAAGTTGAAGGAGTTTGCGCGAGAGCGCTCACTCATCTGGAAATTCCAGCCACCTAGTGCTCCGCATTTCGGCGGATCACACGAATCAATGGTCAAATCAACAAAGAGGGCGCTCTACCGGGCGCTGGATACGGAAAAAGCCGGATTGCGCTATCCGACGGATGAAATGCTCAGAACGCTACTGAAGGAAGTGGCGGGCATGCTGAACGGGAGACCTCTGACGCTGGCCAGCAACGACCCAGAAGACTTCAGACCGATCACACCAAAGGATTTCTTGAATCTGCCACCAACGTCGGATCTTCCGGCCGGAGACATCCGTCGCGCTCTGCCCCGCGACCATATTCGTTACGTGAAGAAGATGGccaatttattttgggacCTGTGGACCAAGATTTTCCTCCCCACGCTGGTTCCAAGAAGGAAGTGGGTCgcggaagaaagaaattttgaagttgGAGATTCGATCATGCTATCGGACAACAATTTGCTGCCAAATCAGTGGAAGACGGGCCGAATCATCGAAGTTTATCCCGGTTCCGACGGCTTTGTTCGAGTCGTAAAGGTGAAAACGGACTGCGGAGAATATTTGAGACCAATCCATCGTCTAGTTCTACTGGAACCTTACTCGGCCGTCCTTCCGTCGGCCTCGGGGGAGAATgttccagagaaaaagaatgcTTAA
- the LOC124348680 gene encoding uncharacterized protein LOC124348680, giving the protein MPTKEKVRFCVKRRLCMKCFGTRHSAADCKFGKGWGFSGCPFIHHPLLHDAEEKHDKGSSHHTSLSAQVDRVKVALGVIRMEAYTAEGQLIPVSVLIDEGSDTTLFREDFLQRLKIIGKGTTLDLVGVTGAESYKSQKAPVRFLLPDGEEALIKGTTIPQISRPTPVIDWRKLKNRWPRLADVPVQESGGKIDVLVGLDHSNLLAVLESRVGGEHEPFASRTRLGWVVRGLLGSDIGPMTTAHIHHISAASESSLDEEFQKFCTTENFGTEFKGNGLSESDIIAEKIVDEGLKKLDIGYETPLTWLEGEPTFENNRTLAEHRWRDLKERFKRDPEFEADHRAAIKKYVDEGYASRVKEEDLHSNNQYYLPHHGVYKKVYGKKKKKLRVVFDAAAKWKKKCLNDGMRQGQKLQNDLAKVLIRFQLGEIAFAADVTAMYSRIRLRPQDARFHRFLWEEKDSDVIITYQMDRLPFGSNCAPFLALKTIHRAASDATRGREECMEAVEKNMYMDDLLKAVDNEEQAIMKAKLIRDGLAEGDFHLTNWISNSPEFIKALQPEQAVAAAHHDLASDDVEKLLGAFYEPTTDEMTYRVTGVEDLKWTRAGLLSKLASIYDPLGRAAPALVKAKIKLRELGTRGLNWNEAISGDDKEWWQTWFKTLERLNDLSMPRNLQPDKEKIIQSDLLTFGDASEEAYAAAVYLRSVYQDGTSICRLVMAKTKLAPRQTQSIPKLELNAAVLGARLATYVADALQITGLNRIFFTALHAVRQPQNRRDSISHQR; this is encoded by the coding sequence ATGCCTACGAAAGAGAAGGTACGATTTTGCGTCAAGCGCCGCTTATGCATGAAATGTTTCGGGACGAGACACTCCGCAGCTGATTGCAAATTCGGAAAAGGTTGGGGATTCAGCGGATGCCCTTTTATTCATCACCCATTGCTTCATGACGCCGAAGAGAAGCACGACAAAGGTAGCAGCCATCACACATCACTCTCAGCCCAGGTGGATCGCGTCAAGGTGGCGCTAGGCGTTATCCGGATGGAAGCTTACACAGCCGAAGGCCAGCTCATCCCAGTTTCGGTGCTGATAGACGAGGGCAGCGACACGACGTTGTTTCGAGAGGACTTTCTTCAACGGCTTAAGATCATCGGGAAAGGTACTACTCTAGACCTCGTAGGAGTTACTGGCGCAGAAAGCTACAAGTCGCAGAAGGCCCCGGTTCGATTTCTTTTACCGGACGGAGAGGAAGCCCTCATCAAAGGAACTACGATCCCGCAGATATCTAGGCCGACTCCGGTAATCGACtggagaaaattgaaaaatcgatGGCCACGTTTAGCTGACGTCCCAGTGCAAGAGAGTGGCGGAAAAATCGACGTCTTGGTGGGACTCGATCACTCAAATCTACTTGCAGTATTGGAATCGCGCGTTGGAGGCGAACACGAACCTTTCGCATCTCGCACTAGACTCGGTTGGGTCGTCCGTGGCCTGCTTGGGAGTGACATCGGTCCGATGACAACGGCCCACATCCATCACATCTCAGCAGCATCCGAGTCCTCGCTCGATGAAGAGTTCCAGAAATTTTGTACAACCGAAAATTTCGGTACTGAATTCAAAGGAAACGGCCTCTCAGAATCAGACATAATCGCCGAAAAGATCGTGGATGAAGGCCTGAAGAAACTAGACATTGGGTATGAAACCCCACTCACgtggctcgaaggagagccgACATTTGAAAATAACAGGACGCTGGCGGAGCATCGTTGGCGAGACCTGAAGGAACGATTCAAGAGAGATCCAGAATTTGAGGCGGATCACAGAGCCGCGATCAAGAAATACGTCGACGAAGGCTACGCATCGCGAGTAAAAGAGGAAGATTTACACTCGAACAACCAGTACTACTTGCCACATCACGGTGTCTACAAGAAAGTGTatggtaagaagaagaagaagcttcgaGTCGTCTTTGATGCAGCTgccaaatggaagaagaaatgccTCAACGACGGAATGCGACAGGGTCAAAAATTGCAGAACGACTTAGCCAAGGTCCTCATTCGATTCCAGCTGGGGGAGATTGCCTTTGCAGCAGACGTGACCGCCATGTACAGCAGGATTCGACTTCGACCACAAGATGCCCGCTTTCATCGTTTTCTCTGGGAAGAGAAAGATTCTGACGTCATCATTACGTACCAAATGGATCGCTTGCCATTTGGATCTAACTGTGCCCCATTTCTCGCCCTAAAAACCATCCACAGAGCCGCTTCAGATGCCACTAGAGGGAGAGAAGAATGTATGGAAGCAGTAGAGAAGAATATGTACATGGATGACCTATTGAAAGCAGTCGACAATGAAGAACAAGCAATTATGAAAGCGAAACTCATCCGCGATGGACTAGCAGAAGGAGATTTTCATCTAACAAATTGGATCTCGAACTCCCCGGAATTCATCAAAGCGTTGCAACCAGAGcaggcagtagcagcagcacatcATGATTTAGCGTCGGATGACGTCGAAAAGCTACTGGGAGCCTTCTACGAGCCAACGACAGACGAGATGACGTACCGAGTGACTGGAGTCGAAGATCTTAAATGGACGCGCGCTGGATTGCTGAGCAAGTTGGCGAGTATCTACGACCCCCTAGGACGAGCAGCACCAGCACTGGTAaaagcaaaaattaaattgcgtGAGCTAGGTACCAGAGGACTAAACTGGAACGAAGCCATCAGCGGTGACGACAAGGAGTGGTGGCAAACCTGGTTCAAGACGCTGGAGAGACTCAACGACCTTTCGATGCCACGAAATTTGCAGccagacaaagaaaaaatcatccaGAGCGATCTTCTAACCTTTGGAGATGCATCTGAAGAGGCCTATGCAGCAGCCGTATATCTACGCAGTGTCTACCAGGATGGCACATCAATATGCAGATTGGTGATGGCCAAAACCAAATTGGCCCCTCGGCAGACACAGTCAATTCCAAAATTGGAGCTGAACGCAGCAGTGCTAGGCGCTCGACTGGCCACATACGTTGCAGACGCGCTACAAATTACTGGACTCAACAGGATTTTCTTCACTGCATTACATGCCGTTCGTCAGCCACAGAATCGGAGAGATTCAATCTCTCACCAACGCTAA